From Polyodon spathula isolate WHYD16114869_AA chromosome 24, ASM1765450v1, whole genome shotgun sequence, one genomic window encodes:
- the LOC121298947 gene encoding E3 ubiquitin-protein ligase RNF5-like isoform X1: protein MATKVAAGQRGSTNNNSGGAGAGGFGKESDRDRTNFECNICLDTARDAVISLCGHLFCWPCLHQWLETQPNRQECPVCKAGISRDKVIPLYGRGSTSQEDPRLKTPPRPQGQRTEPESRGPFQGFGDAGFHMSFGIGAFPFGIFTTVFNSNVPNHRADHNGGNPGNGNPNSWQDSLFLFVAIFFFFWLLSV, encoded by the exons ATGGCGACCAAAGTGGCGGCGGGTCAGAGGGGCTCGACAAACAACAACAGTGGTGGAGCCGGAGCCGGAGGGTTCGGGAAAGAGTCGGACCGGGACCGAACTAACTTCGAGTGCAATATTTGCCTGGATACAGCCAGGGACGCTGTTATTAGTCTATGCGGTCATCTATTCTG CTGGCCATGTCTGCATCAA TGGTTGGAAACCCAACCAAACAGACAGGAGTGCCCCGTGTGTAAGGCAGGAATCAGCAGAGACAAAGTCATTCCTCTGTATGGGAGGGGGAGCACCAGCCAAGAGGACCCCAG GTTAAAAACGCCACCAAGACCCCAGGGACAGAGGACAGAGCCTGAGAGTCGAGGG cCCTTCCAGGGTTTCGGTGATGCTGGGTTCCACATGTCCTTTGGGATCGGCGCCTTCCCCTTCGGCATCTTCACTACAGTATTCAACAGCAACGTGCCCAACCACAGAGCAG ATCACAATGGGGGTAACCCTGGCAACGGTAACCCTAACAGCTGGCAGGATTCTCTCTTCCTGTTCgttgccattttctttttcttctggcTGCTGAGCGTGTGA
- the LOC121298947 gene encoding E3 ubiquitin-protein ligase RNF5-like isoform X3 — protein sequence MRSSILWLETQPNRQECPVCKAGISRDKVIPLYGRGSTSQEDPRLKTPPRPQGQRTEPESRGPFQGFGDAGFHMSFGIGAFPFGIFTTVFNSNVPNHRADHNGGNPGNGNPNSWQDSLFLFVAIFFFFWLLSV from the exons ATGCGGTCATCTATTCTG TGGTTGGAAACCCAACCAAACAGACAGGAGTGCCCCGTGTGTAAGGCAGGAATCAGCAGAGACAAAGTCATTCCTCTGTATGGGAGGGGGAGCACCAGCCAAGAGGACCCCAG GTTAAAAACGCCACCAAGACCCCAGGGACAGAGGACAGAGCCTGAGAGTCGAGGG cCCTTCCAGGGTTTCGGTGATGCTGGGTTCCACATGTCCTTTGGGATCGGCGCCTTCCCCTTCGGCATCTTCACTACAGTATTCAACAGCAACGTGCCCAACCACAGAGCAG ATCACAATGGGGGTAACCCTGGCAACGGTAACCCTAACAGCTGGCAGGATTCTCTCTTCCTGTTCgttgccattttctttttcttctggcTGCTGAGCGTGTGA
- the LOC121298947 gene encoding E3 ubiquitin-protein ligase RNF5-like isoform X2, whose amino-acid sequence MVPSLLTTLLYSFGTSWPCLHQWLETQPNRQECPVCKAGISRDKVIPLYGRGSTSQEDPRLKTPPRPQGQRTEPESRGPFQGFGDAGFHMSFGIGAFPFGIFTTVFNSNVPNHRADHNGGNPGNGNPNSWQDSLFLFVAIFFFFWLLSV is encoded by the exons ATGGTCCCTTCTTTACTGACCACTCTATTATACAGCTTTGGCACAAG CTGGCCATGTCTGCATCAA TGGTTGGAAACCCAACCAAACAGACAGGAGTGCCCCGTGTGTAAGGCAGGAATCAGCAGAGACAAAGTCATTCCTCTGTATGGGAGGGGGAGCACCAGCCAAGAGGACCCCAG GTTAAAAACGCCACCAAGACCCCAGGGACAGAGGACAGAGCCTGAGAGTCGAGGG cCCTTCCAGGGTTTCGGTGATGCTGGGTTCCACATGTCCTTTGGGATCGGCGCCTTCCCCTTCGGCATCTTCACTACAGTATTCAACAGCAACGTGCCCAACCACAGAGCAG ATCACAATGGGGGTAACCCTGGCAACGGTAACCCTAACAGCTGGCAGGATTCTCTCTTCCTGTTCgttgccattttctttttcttctggcTGCTGAGCGTGTGA